In the Candidatus Saccharimonas aalborgensis genome, one interval contains:
- a CDS encoding DEAD/DEAH box helicase family protein has product MNNNPQDKMLKSDEYDILSRFQGGFTTVPEHISLNLRHELRPYQTEALGRYLHYYDSDKNRDQTRGMQLLFNMATGSGKTMIMAALLLDLYKRGQNKIVFFVNTTNIIEKTRENFLDSSSSKYLFAEKIVIDGEVVNVRELTDFSDARDDSINIVFTTIQGLHTTLKAPRENSLTYDDLTEHDLVLLSDEAHHLNGDTKKLNADEKKDNTSWESTINAVMNGNPMNHLFEFTATIDLDDKEIFYKYKNRIIYRYDLRAFREDGYSKDVWIYDVAADLMDRAIQAMIISQYRKKIALAAGVWLKPVILFKSFRIADANDFYDEFVLKVKSISHTDIDKQRKIATGILERAFAYFDQEGISGSDLADELRFDFAEERLISVTKKAITPEDQQRLNSLEDRDNEIRAVFAVDVLDEGWDVLNLFDIVRLYDTRDSKNGRPGKTTMREAQLIGRGARYYPFVLDGDEEKRFVRKFDDNELEPLRVIEQLHYHSASNPKYIQEIRQTLRETGIMPDINTVKRELNLKDSFKESHTYKTGVVWKNEQVEATAIPEQTVFLGGEGYKLQDIYEISVPVGISHDRQIFVDNSDLEAQTRSEEHTFNVTFSRFPKNLVRHAVDRNKKLRYDIVSEKISGLVSLEGFLTGDKQLGGVKIAVTAGVDRYEKLTTDERLFIVEKLLALVANDIALNEKSFEGTKEFKPHPIKEVFDERILRNYTITNNDAEFGISQSHPGSYDQRGSQYYLDLSKEDWHVYDDNFGTSEEKKLVLLMKKLIEDLREKWDDIYLVRNEGSFKIYEFGKPGRAFEPDYVLFANDKRNASVSWQIFIEPKGNHLIEHDAWKQDFLLKLSKEAKIVGEDADTRVIGVPFFNGDIEKQSHVIEEALKAL; this is encoded by the coding sequence ATGAATAATAATCCTCAAGACAAAATGCTTAAAAGTGACGAATACGATATCCTGAGTCGATTTCAGGGTGGTTTTACGACAGTACCTGAGCACATATCACTCAATCTTCGCCATGAACTAAGGCCATATCAGACGGAAGCACTCGGACGGTATTTGCATTACTACGATAGCGACAAGAATCGTGATCAAACTCGTGGCATGCAATTGCTTTTCAACATGGCAACCGGATCCGGCAAGACGATGATCATGGCGGCACTTCTGCTTGATCTATATAAGCGTGGACAGAACAAGATCGTATTCTTTGTGAATACCACCAACATCATCGAGAAGACACGAGAGAATTTTCTCGATTCGTCTTCTAGTAAGTACCTCTTCGCTGAAAAGATTGTCATCGATGGTGAAGTTGTAAACGTTCGTGAACTAACTGACTTTTCTGATGCACGTGATGATTCGATCAATATCGTCTTCACGACTATCCAAGGGCTACACACTACGCTCAAAGCACCTAGAGAAAACAGTTTAACGTATGACGACCTGACTGAACATGATCTCGTACTGTTAAGCGATGAAGCACACCATTTGAACGGTGATACCAAGAAGCTAAACGCTGATGAGAAAAAAGATAATACTTCATGGGAGAGTACGATTAATGCCGTCATGAACGGCAACCCTATGAACCATCTCTTTGAGTTTACGGCAACGATTGATCTTGATGATAAAGAGATCTTCTACAAGTACAAGAACCGTATCATCTACCGCTACGACCTCCGAGCATTTCGTGAAGACGGCTACAGCAAAGATGTCTGGATCTATGACGTTGCAGCCGATCTCATGGATCGTGCTATTCAAGCAATGATCATCTCACAGTACCGTAAGAAAATCGCATTGGCAGCTGGCGTCTGGCTCAAGCCGGTCATTCTCTTTAAGTCATTCAGGATCGCAGATGCAAATGACTTCTATGATGAATTTGTACTGAAGGTTAAATCAATTTCACATACTGACATTGATAAACAACGTAAGATCGCAACCGGGATTCTCGAACGTGCATTTGCGTACTTCGATCAAGAAGGTATCAGTGGATCCGATCTTGCAGATGAACTTCGTTTCGACTTTGCGGAAGAACGACTAATATCAGTCACTAAAAAAGCTATCACCCCAGAAGATCAACAACGACTCAATTCACTGGAAGATCGGGACAATGAGATCCGTGCAGTATTTGCTGTTGACGTGTTGGATGAAGGCTGGGATGTCTTGAACCTCTTCGATATCGTTCGCCTGTATGACACACGTGACAGCAAGAACGGACGACCCGGTAAGACAACGATGCGAGAAGCACAGTTAATCGGCCGTGGAGCCAGGTATTATCCGTTTGTATTAGATGGAGATGAAGAGAAACGATTCGTTCGGAAGTTTGATGACAATGAGCTAGAACCACTCCGTGTTATTGAGCAACTGCACTATCATTCAGCAAGTAATCCAAAATACATCCAGGAGATTCGTCAGACACTTCGTGAGACGGGTATTATGCCGGATATCAACACGGTTAAGCGTGAATTAAATCTGAAAGACTCGTTCAAGGAATCTCACACTTACAAAACGGGTGTCGTCTGGAAGAACGAGCAAGTTGAAGCCACTGCTATTCCTGAGCAGACGGTATTCCTCGGAGGAGAAGGATACAAACTGCAAGATATTTATGAGATATCTGTTCCTGTAGGCATCTCCCACGACCGTCAGATCTTTGTAGATAATAGTGATCTCGAGGCACAAACAAGAAGCGAAGAGCATACCTTCAATGTTACGTTCTCAAGATTCCCTAAGAACCTTGTACGTCATGCGGTGGATCGTAACAAAAAACTCCGATATGACATTGTCTCAGAAAAGATTAGTGGTCTCGTTAGTCTTGAAGGCTTCTTGACCGGAGATAAGCAGCTAGGCGGCGTTAAGATCGCCGTAACAGCTGGAGTTGATCGATACGAAAAACTTACCACAGACGAGCGTCTGTTCATCGTAGAGAAGCTGCTCGCATTAGTTGCAAATGATATTGCACTGAATGAAAAGAGCTTCGAGGGCACAAAAGAATTTAAGCCTCATCCAATCAAGGAAGTGTTTGATGAACGCATTCTTAGGAATTACACGATTACAAACAATGATGCGGAGTTCGGCATCTCACAATCTCACCCGGGTAGCTATGATCAACGAGGATCACAATACTATCTCGATCTTTCAAAAGAAGATTGGCATGTATACGATGACAACTTCGGAACATCTGAAGAAAAGAAACTTGTTCTACTCATGAAGAAACTCATCGAAGATCTCCGTGAAAAATGGGACGATATCTATCTTGTTCGCAATGAAGGATCATTCAAGATCTACGAATTTGGCAAACCTGGACGTGCTTTCGAACCTGACTATGTGCTGTTTGCAAATGACAAACGCAACGCTTCAGTTAGCTGGCAGATATTTATTGAGCCTAAAGGTAACCACTTGATTGAGCACGATGCATGGAAACAAGACTTCTTATTGAAGCTCAGTAAGGAAGCAAAGATAGTCGGTGAAGACGCAGATACCCGAGTGATCGGAGTACCATTCTTTAATGGTGATATAGAAAAACAATCACACGTCATTGAAGAAGCTTTAAAAGCACTATAA
- a CDS encoding sulfite exporter TauE/SafE family protein translates to MDITLLLTFFVSFIASVLSGIAGGGVSFVTTPFWLVIGLTPAQGGATGAFMATGMSLGSLATFRKSGHIPKDRKLFYILAVVTLIASILGVFVVPKIDISVFRTVLAIITLAALPLLFVKPSTKYNLKKYKKLGLALAAGLMVIGSIIISGAFSILFTLVLVVFFGMSVLQTTAMKRLLFFLQSVVLLIGFAVQGYLLLQYAAVAFFGGILGAHIGTKYAVKKGENFAKYALAVMALVGAIALLV, encoded by the coding sequence TTGGATATAACGCTTCTATTAACTTTTTTTGTTTCGTTTATTGCAAGTGTTCTGAGTGGTATAGCAGGCGGTGGTGTCAGTTTTGTTACAACACCTTTCTGGCTTGTTATTGGTCTAACGCCCGCACAAGGGGGTGCGACTGGGGCATTTATGGCTACCGGGATGTCCCTAGGCTCACTGGCAACCTTTAGGAAATCTGGTCATATACCAAAAGATAGAAAACTTTTTTATATTTTAGCTGTAGTGACGCTTATTGCATCTATACTAGGAGTGTTTGTAGTTCCGAAGATAGACATAAGTGTGTTTCGGACGGTACTAGCCATTATCACACTAGCCGCTTTACCCCTGCTATTCGTAAAGCCTAGCACAAAGTACAATTTGAAAAAGTATAAAAAACTTGGATTAGCGTTAGCTGCTGGACTAATGGTAATTGGCTCTATAATCATAAGTGGAGCGTTTTCAATTCTTTTTACTTTGGTACTTGTAGTGTTCTTTGGCATGTCAGTCTTGCAAACAACTGCCATGAAGCGGCTTCTGTTTTTCCTACAATCCGTTGTGCTGCTCATTGGGTTTGCCGTACAAGGCTATCTGCTTCTACAATATGCGGCTGTAGCCTTTTTCGGGGGTATACTCGGCGCACACATAGGAACTAAATATGCAGTAAAAAAGGGTGAAAACTTCGCAAAGTATGCACTTGCAGTAATGGCATTGGTTGGAGCAATAGCGCTGCTGGTATGA
- a CDS encoding threonine/serine exporter family protein — protein MIRWLEARQVLSFFVQAISSFTITMSATLVVELGNRGVWPFVGVNPTLIVVGGIVMLVAGLMVVATAQDAIDEFYVTASARFMKTFVMTAGIVMGIVIGLLVAHAAGSKIAVSPDPVALGDPFWQVMGAVVIAAGWALFMQSKLAAVVWAGIIGGLGWGVYMLTAASGEALANGVAAVLVGFAGAIIARVYRSPSIALIDAGVVPLVPGLALYNGLMQFVDKPSASSVAEGNMLLLTALSVALSIAAGASVGNYFGRPVRSHIVRVKESIPEMMPTFRRKR, from the coding sequence GTGATTCGCTGGCTTGAAGCCCGGCAGGTGCTTAGTTTTTTTGTTCAAGCGATATCTTCGTTTACGATTACTATGAGTGCAACGTTGGTTGTGGAGCTTGGCAATCGCGGCGTCTGGCCGTTTGTTGGCGTTAATCCCACGCTCATCGTTGTCGGGGGGATTGTCATGCTGGTGGCTGGCCTTATGGTGGTGGCGACTGCTCAGGATGCGATCGACGAGTTCTATGTGACGGCGAGTGCGCGTTTCATGAAGACATTTGTGATGACTGCCGGAATTGTGATGGGGATTGTGATCGGGCTTTTGGTCGCTCACGCGGCAGGAAGTAAAATTGCTGTATCACCTGATCCTGTGGCACTCGGTGATCCATTTTGGCAAGTGATGGGTGCGGTTGTTATTGCAGCGGGTTGGGCGTTGTTTATGCAGTCGAAACTCGCTGCTGTCGTGTGGGCGGGAATAATCGGTGGGTTGGGATGGGGCGTCTATATGTTGACCGCTGCAAGTGGCGAGGCACTGGCAAACGGTGTTGCAGCAGTATTAGTCGGATTTGCGGGGGCAATCATCGCTCGTGTGTATCGTTCGCCATCGATCGCTCTCATCGATGCCGGTGTTGTGCCGTTGGTGCCGGGACTCGCGCTCTACAACGGGTTAATGCAGTTTGTCGATAAGCCCTCCGCATCATCGGTCGCAGAAGGCAACATGCTGCTCCTGACGGCGCTCAGTGTTGCGCTATCGATTGCCGCCGGCGCCAGCGTCGGTAACTATTTTGGCCGACCCGTGCGGTCGCATATTGTCCGCGTCAAAGAATCAATTCCTGAGATGATGCCCACGTTTCGTCGCAAGCGCTGA
- a CDS encoding threonine/serine exporter family protein, translated as MIYERAITPAATDTQKVGRDLTPNMRALRLTMRIAEQLLCHGVSAHDVVDSALDITETLCQRRVHIDINATSIMASQDRGIDREPLTLIRTVSMQNPNNLIVQEMQDLVRSIRGGLSLDSAEARFEKIIAVKPTYPSWLTMIGNASVTAGATMLFTNSWVVVVTTFLVGCLVDRDSLA; from the coding sequence ATGATTTATGAGAGGGCAATCACTCCTGCTGCTACTGATACCCAAAAAGTTGGTCGTGATCTGACACCAAATATGCGGGCACTACGCCTGACGATGCGTATTGCCGAGCAGCTGCTTTGTCACGGCGTGTCGGCACACGATGTAGTAGATAGCGCACTGGATATAACCGAGACACTTTGTCAGCGGCGGGTGCATATTGATATCAACGCTACGTCTATCATGGCATCGCAGGATCGCGGTATTGATCGAGAACCCTTGACGCTCATTCGCACCGTTTCGATGCAAAATCCCAACAATCTTATTGTCCAAGAGATGCAAGATTTGGTGAGGAGTATTCGCGGAGGACTCAGTCTCGATTCGGCGGAAGCGAGATTCGAAAAAATAATTGCTGTCAAGCCAACCTACCCAAGTTGGCTGACGATGATCGGAAACGCGAGCGTGACCGCTGGTGCGACGATGTTATTTACCAATTCGTGGGTTGTTGTGGTGACAACTTTTTTGGTAGGATGCTTGGTCGACCGTGATTCGCTGGCTTGA